In Dermacentor variabilis isolate Ectoservices chromosome 11, ASM5094787v1, whole genome shotgun sequence, one genomic interval encodes:
- the LOC142564348 gene encoding trypsin-4-like isoform X1, whose product MGCRRNSHCKLKYSLMFVLCVSFIQTSYGESKLDVRLNRRGCGVSEPMGRVYNGKSIRKPQIPWIVQIVNIMGGGEGYLCAGSIISHNVILTAAHCVDTKPPPQQLEIYYNTTKPSSGPVTHVVRFMMHPDYDKYNATKNDIALLKVRDKIRFDRFVRPICLARRRFRTDGKQLMSGGWGRINNRIPPEFSKTLLYITFEGISQDKCDRILSHAIGDLGGLDSKLALCAKTNSSTLCPGDSGAPVTMVRKNGKSVQVGVNSLGISCDQRGTHVFSVRVDKFMPWITKTLRQPKSWRTLPAA is encoded by the exons ATGGGGTGCAGGAGGAATTCTCACTGCAAGTTGAAATATTCGCTGATGTTTGTACTCTGTGTTTCCTTCATACAAACATCTTATGGAGAAAGC AAACTGGATGTCCGCCTTAACAGGAGGG GTTGTGGAGTGTCAGAACCAATGGGAAGGGTTTACAATGGCAAAAGCATACGCAAGCCGCAGATTCCCTGGATC GTTCAGATTGTGAATATAATGGGTGGCGGTGAGGGATATTTGTGTGCCGGAAGCATCATATCGCACAATGTTATATTAACGGCGGCTCACTGCGTTGATACTAA GCCCCCACCACAACAGCTTGAAATCTACTACAACACAACGAAGCCGAGCAGTGGACCTGTAACTCATGTTGTGCGCTTTATGATGCATCCGGATTATGACAAGTATAACGCTACGAAAAACGATATAGCGCTCCTGAAG GTGAGAGACAAGATTAGGTTTGATAGGTTTGTGAGGCCCATATGTCTAGCAAGAAGACGTTTTCGAACAGACGGTAAACAACTCATGTCTGGTGGTTGGGGAAGAATCAATAATC GAATACCTCCCGAATTCTCGAAAACATTGCTCTACATTACTTTTGAAGGCATCTCGCAAGACAAGTGCGACCGAATCTTGAGTCATGCAATAGGCGACTTGGGTGGTTTGGACTCGAAATTAGCACTGTGTGCGAAAACCAATTCAAGCACACTTTGTCCA GGTGACTCCGGCGCACCGGTTACAATGGTACGAAAGAATGGGAAGTCCGTGCAAGTTGGCGTGAACAGCCTCGGAATATCTTGCGATCAGAGGGGGACACATGTATTTTCAGTTAGAGTCGACAAATTCATGCCATGGATCACGAAAACCCTCCGTCAGCCGAAAAGTTGGCGTACCCTACCTGCCGCATAG
- the LOC142564348 gene encoding inactive CLIP domain-containing serine protease A8-like isoform X2 has translation MEKANWMSALTGGVVECQNQWEGFTMAKAYASRRFPGSPPPQQLEIYYNTTKPSSGPVTHVVRFMMHPDYDKYNATKNDIALLKVRDKIRFDRFVRPICLARRRFRTDGKQLMSGGWGRINNRIPPEFSKTLLYITFEGISQDKCDRILSHAIGDLGGLDSKLALCAKTNSSTLCPGDSGAPVTMVRKNGKSVQVGVNSLGISCDQRGTHVFSVRVDKFMPWITKTLRQPKSWRTLPAA, from the exons ATGGAGAAAGC AAACTGGATGTCCGCCTTAACAGGAGGG GTTGTGGAGTGTCAGAACCAATGGGAAGGGTTTACAATGGCAAAAGCATACGCAAGCCGCAGATTCCCTGGATC GCCCCCACCACAACAGCTTGAAATCTACTACAACACAACGAAGCCGAGCAGTGGACCTGTAACTCATGTTGTGCGCTTTATGATGCATCCGGATTATGACAAGTATAACGCTACGAAAAACGATATAGCGCTCCTGAAG GTGAGAGACAAGATTAGGTTTGATAGGTTTGTGAGGCCCATATGTCTAGCAAGAAGACGTTTTCGAACAGACGGTAAACAACTCATGTCTGGTGGTTGGGGAAGAATCAATAATC GAATACCTCCCGAATTCTCGAAAACATTGCTCTACATTACTTTTGAAGGCATCTCGCAAGACAAGTGCGACCGAATCTTGAGTCATGCAATAGGCGACTTGGGTGGTTTGGACTCGAAATTAGCACTGTGTGCGAAAACCAATTCAAGCACACTTTGTCCA GGTGACTCCGGCGCACCGGTTACAATGGTACGAAAGAATGGGAAGTCCGTGCAAGTTGGCGTGAACAGCCTCGGAATATCTTGCGATCAGAGGGGGACACATGTATTTTCAGTTAGAGTCGACAAATTCATGCCATGGATCACGAAAACCCTCCGTCAGCCGAAAAGTTGGCGTACCCTACCTGCCGCATAG